A genome region from Coffea arabica cultivar ET-39 chromosome 7e, Coffea Arabica ET-39 HiFi, whole genome shotgun sequence includes the following:
- the LOC113701282 gene encoding uncharacterized protein, which yields MAEPEKLSGSTKENEKSMGREQMNEVKEMFNKFDTNGDGKISASDLGNILNMLGSKTSPDEVKRIMEEIDTDGDGFIDLKEFEVYFAGVNQTANNKELRDAFDLYDKDKNGKISANELHSVLKSIGEKCSLSDCRKMIRSVDVDGDGCVNFDEFKKMMGGST from the coding sequence aTGGCGGAACCGGAAAAGTTGAGCGGTTCCACCAAGGAAAACGAAAAAAGCATGGGGAGAGAACAGATGAACGAAGTTAAGGAGATGTTCAACAAGTTCGACACTAATGGCGATGGCAAAATCTCGGCGTCCGATTTAGGCAACATTTTGAACATGCTAGGTTCGAAAACGTCGCCTGACGAAGTTAAACGAATAATGGAGGAGATCGATACCGACGGCGACGGTTTCATCGACTTGAAGGAGTTCGAGGTGTACTTCGCTGGCGTGAACCAGACCGCTAACAACAAGGAACTTCGCGACGCCTTCGACTTGTACGATAAGGACAAGAACGGGAAGATCTCGGCGAACGAGTTGCATTCGGTCCTCAAAAGTATCGGTGAGAAGTGCTCGCTCAGTGATTGCCGTAAGATGATCAGATCCGTTGATGTGGACGGCGACGGCTGCGTTAACTTTGACGAGTTTAAGAAGATGATGGGAGGGAGTACTTGA